The proteins below come from a single Parazoarcus communis genomic window:
- the ccoO gene encoding cytochrome-c oxidase, cbb3-type subunit II has translation MAQSKHEKIERNVFLMIVLTLMTVSVGGLVEIVPLFFQHTTTSPIDYKGNELNVKPYDPVRLVGRDIYIREGCYNCHSQMIRPFRAETERYGHYSVAGEYIYDHPFQWGSKRTGPDLARVGGRYSDEWQKVHLLNPRDVVPESNMPAFPWLDRPVKGDDIQDKMRALNKVGLHKYSDEEIAAAPAALEGKTELDAVVAYLQGMGTALKNVR, from the coding sequence ATGGCACAATCGAAACACGAAAAGATCGAACGTAACGTATTCCTGATGATCGTCCTCACGCTGATGACTGTCAGCGTGGGTGGTCTGGTGGAAATCGTTCCGCTCTTCTTCCAGCACACCACCACGTCACCGATCGATTACAAGGGCAACGAGCTCAATGTAAAGCCGTACGATCCGGTGCGCCTGGTCGGTCGTGACATCTACATCCGCGAAGGCTGCTACAACTGCCACTCGCAGATGATCCGTCCCTTCCGTGCAGAGACCGAGCGTTATGGTCACTACTCGGTCGCGGGTGAGTACATCTACGACCATCCTTTCCAGTGGGGCTCCAAGCGTACCGGTCCTGACCTGGCTCGCGTCGGCGGTCGTTATTCCGACGAATGGCAGAAGGTTCACCTGCTGAACCCGCGCGACGTCGTGCCCGAGTCGAACATGCCAGCCTTCCCGTGGCTTGATCGCCCGGTCAAGGGTGACGACATCCAGGACAAGATGCGTGCTCTGAACAAGGTCGGCCTGCACAAGTACAGCGACGAGGAAATTGCCGCTGCGCCTGCCGCCCTCGAGGGCAAAACCGAGCTTGATGCGGTGGTTGCCTACCTTCAGGGTATGGGTACCGCACTTAAGAACGTAAGGTAA
- a CDS encoding cbb3-type cytochrome oxidase subunit 3 — protein MEINDLRIIVTVLGFACFLGICAWAYSRHAKTGFDEAARLPLTDDDLPVSNGRLEKEGKTNG, from the coding sequence GTGGAAATCAACGACCTGAGAATCATCGTAACAGTCCTGGGCTTTGCCTGTTTTCTGGGGATTTGTGCCTGGGCATACAGCCGTCACGCCAAGACTGGTTTCGATGAGGCGGCGCGCCTGCCCCTGACCGATGACGATCTGCCGGTTTCGAATGGCCGGCTGGAAAAGGAAGGAAAAACAAATGGCTGA
- the ccoP gene encoding cytochrome-c oxidase, cbb3-type subunit III: protein MADFISGFWNMYVMGLVTLSILFCVFVLVSNMTKREPGEVKLHGHVWDETLAEYNNPLPRWWLYLFWITIIFGIVYLVIYPGFGNHNAERGEHSQYYAEMKAADEKYGPIFAKYQDMDLMAVAADPEANAMGKRMFLTYCAQCHGSAAQGAKGFPNLTDDEWNWGGEPDTIKATIVGGRMGVMPAFGPALGGEGVKDVANYVRSLSNLAHDSLRAQRGKEVFDTNCVACHGADGKGNPMLGAVNLTNKSWLYGSSEATIIETVTNGRQNQMPAFQEFLGDAKVHLLAGYVLSLSKEQK from the coding sequence ATGGCTGACTTTATCAGCGGTTTCTGGAACATGTACGTGATGGGTCTTGTGACCCTGAGCATCCTGTTCTGTGTTTTCGTGCTGGTCTCGAACATGACCAAGCGCGAGCCGGGCGAAGTCAAACTGCACGGTCACGTGTGGGACGAAACGCTCGCGGAGTACAACAACCCGCTTCCGCGCTGGTGGCTGTACCTGTTCTGGATCACCATCATTTTCGGCATCGTGTACCTGGTGATCTACCCGGGCTTCGGCAATCACAACGCCGAACGTGGCGAGCATAGCCAGTACTACGCAGAGATGAAGGCGGCAGACGAGAAGTACGGCCCCATCTTCGCCAAGTACCAGGACATGGATCTGATGGCCGTTGCAGCAGATCCTGAAGCCAACGCCATGGGCAAGCGCATGTTCCTGACCTACTGCGCACAGTGTCACGGTTCTGCCGCTCAGGGTGCCAAGGGTTTCCCGAACCTGACCGACGACGAGTGGAACTGGGGCGGTGAGCCCGACACCATCAAGGCCACGATCGTTGGTGGTCGTATGGGCGTGATGCCGGCATTCGGCCCCGCGCTTGGTGGTGAGGGTGTCAAGGATGTTGCCAACTACGTTCGCTCGCTCTCCAACCTTGCACATGATTCCCTCCGTGCGCAGCGCGGCAAGGAAGTGTTCGATACGAACTGTGTCGCCTGTCATGGCGCGGATGGCAAGGGCAACCCGATGCTGGGTGCGGTCAACCTGACCAACAAGTCATGGCTGTATGGTTCGTCCGAAGCAACGATCATCGAAACCGTGACCAACGGGCGTCAAAACCAGATGCCTGCGTTCCAGGAGTTCCTTGGCGATGCCAAAGTTCATCTCCTCGCAGGATATGTGTTGAGTCTTAGCAAGGAACAGAAGTAA